ATGACTTTACCTTAGCTTTGTTTCTAACATAATTATTCATCTTCAATATCTCTTTCGCTAGTCATAAAGTTAGTATGCTCAGTTTTATATGCTGAATAGTCAATGTTATATAAAACCTCACTTGCAGGATAAGTATAATCCTCAGTCATAGAAAAATCACCATACATTTCATCCCAAAACTCATTAAACTCTTCTTCTTGTTCATAATGGATTTTTTCTATATTTTGCTTGACTCTAGGATTTTCATTTTCAAAACTTTTAATTAAAAAACTAGCTGTAAGTATTGTTGTATTGATTAAAAATTCTTTTGTTAATTCATCTATGCCATCATTTCTAATTTGAAGTTCTTGCATAGTTCTGCCATGAGATGTAGCACCTATTTCATTTCTTAAATTACCCATCTGTTGACCAATATTTGCAATGGAAGTTGACAATTGTACTTCTAAGTCTCCTCCCTTAAAACCTATAGCCTTATAGGCTTGTTTTAATGAACCACCAATACTCTCTGTGGAATTTAACTCTATACCTTTTTCACTACAAATTTCTTTAGATATGGACTCTAAGAGAGATTTTGCATTCTCTAAAGCTGAGCCAAAATCACTATCTACAAAAGTTTCAATTCGTAATAAGTATTCTTCTAGTGGTTTCCACCTACCATATTGTTCGATTAAAACTTTTAACTTTTCCATACTTAATAATTAACCTTAACTTCACCACTCATAAGCTTAGGCAAAAGTGTATCTCTCATATTTTCAAGAGTTTTGATTTGGCCCAAACTAAAAATGATTTTTTCAAACATAGGAGATATTATTTTTGAATACTTTTCTATTTCATCTTTATCTAATTCTGCAAAAGGACAATTCTCTATATCCGTTGCACTAATATTTGGTTGAGCACTTCCTGAAGCTGTATTTATAATATAGTCATAACCAAATTCTGATGTTAAGTGCAAATAGGCAAGAAAGCACGCACCATTAAATTTCTCCCGTAACATACCAACTCGTTGATTTAGCCATAAATTTTTATCAGTATTTGGGACTATTCCCATTTTCCCAATTTCAGCACCAGTCATAGCAAAAAGAATATCACCACTATTTATTTTAAATTTCTCATCAGTTCTTATTGCAACATTGTCATCTATAAAATCACTTTCAGATATATTAACTATTGAATTTGAAATATTTTTTATTTTTATTACTAAATTATTTCCAAAATCTTGAAAATCTTTACTTTTAAAAGCGTAACCACTTTGAAGATTAACAATATTACCAATAGTTGAGTTAAAATCAGACTCTTTAAACCATTGTCTAAAAAGTGTTTGTGCTAGCTCTTCAAGGGTTTTGTTTTGGCGGTGGAGAAGGTCGATTTTATCATCAAGAGAGCTTAAAACTTCTGCTATTGCTTTTTGTTCTTCTAATGGTGGAAGTGTAATAAAAGCGTCACTTAAATCATTAATTGTAATTTGAGATTGTGCAGACCCACTATCTAAGTATCTTAAAGTTTCAATAGCATAGTAATAATAAATAAATTTATTATCAACAATATTTTTGTCAAAATCCATTTTAAGCGATAGATTAGTAAGAAAGCAATCTTCTTTAATAACTTTCACATCACCTGTTCCACCAACACCCCTTGCAACTACAATTAAATCACCTTTATTACAATTAAATTCAGGATAAGTGTATTGATATTTATATCCCGAAAATGTTGGATAATTCCCCGAATTTAATTTATCTTTTTTGGGCATTTTCCCATATGAAAAGTTACCAATATCGCCTATTCTATATTGTATCCACTCACCCATCAAACATCCCCCTCATAAAGCATATTTATAACAAGTTTGATGATTATCTCTTTTTGATCTGGGTGTGACTGTGCTACGAGCAGAGCTATAGAAGCTAAGGCATTGTCATTGATTTTAGTTTGTTTTTTGCCCTCTAAAGCCCTATGCTTAGTGGTGTGTTCCAAAATGGAACAAGTTGATTTTTTATCTAATTCTTCACTCATCAATAACAACCTTTGCCAAGTTATCATTTATCCTTTGATTTAGTATTTGTTCCTCTTTTATCTGCTCTTTAAGCTCAGCTTGCAAGCTAGTAAATCTCTCTTTAAAATCAAATTCATCATCTACCTCTTCAAGTCCTACATATCGCCCAGGGGTTAGTACATAGTTTAGCTCTTTTACTTCATCTAATGAAGCTGATTTACAAAAACCTTTTATATCTTCATACTCACTATTTCCACTCTTCCAATCATGATAAACCTTAGCTATGTGGTTTGTATCTTCATGACTTAACTCTTTTGTTCGTCTGTTGATAAGATGCCCCATATTTCGAGCGTCTATAAAAAGAATGTCTTTAGTAGTTTTTCCTCTTTTCATAAACCAAATGCTCGCTGGAATTTGAGTATTTAAAAAGAGTTTTGCAGGGAGGTTTACTATTGCATCAACTAAATTAGCTTCTATAAGAGCTTTTCTAATCTCTCCCTCATTTGATGTGTTAGAAGTGAGGCTCCCTTTTGCTAGTACAAATCCTGCTGTTCCAGTTGGGCTCAAGTGATAGAGGAAGTGTTGTATCCAAGCGTAGTTTGCATTTCCCTCTGGTGGAGTTCCATATTTCCATCTTCCATCATTTCGCAGGAGATCACCACTCCAATCACTTACATTAAAAGGTGGATTTGCGATGATAAAATCAGCTTTTAAATCTTTGTGGGCATCGTTTAAAAATGAGCCTTCATTGTTCCATTTTACTTGAGAGCTGTCTATTCCACGAATGGCAAGATTCATCTTTGCTAGACGCCATGTGGTTTGGTTTGACTCTTGACCATAGATAGATATATCGTTTATCTTGCCTTGGTGTTCTTTTACAAACTTTTCAGATTGTACAAACATACCACCACTACCACAACAAGGATCAAACACTCTACCTTTGCAGGGCTCTAACATTTTTACAAGAAGTTCAACGACACTTTTTGGCGTATAAAACTGTCCCCCTTGTTTGCCCTCAGCTAGTGCAAACTCACCTAAAAAGTATTCAAATACATGACCAAGTACATCAGCACTTCTTGCTTTGGCATCACCAAGGGCAATGTTTCCTATAAGGTCGATAAGCCCGCCCAGTGCTTTACTATCTAAGTTGTCTCTTGCATAGACTTTTGGCAGTACCCCTTTTAGTGATGGATTGTCTTTTTCTACAACATCCATAGCTTCATCGACAATTTTCCCGATATTTGGAAGTTTTGCATTTGAAAGTAAGTAGTTCCATCTAGCAGCAGGAGGGACGAAAAATACATTTTCCGCTTTATATTCATCTTTGTCTTCGGGGTCTGCTCCAACATACTCACCTTCACCAGATTTTAGTTTATTGTGAAGCTCTTCAAAACTATCAGAAATATACTTTAAAAACACAAGTCCCAATACGACATGTTTGTACTCCGCCGCATCGATGTTTTTTCGTAGCTTATCAGCTGCTTTCCATAATTGTTTCTCTAGTGATTCTTCTTGCTTCTCTTTTTGGGACAACTTTTCAACTTTTTTCAAATCATTATGCGCTAGTTTTGCCATATACCTATCTTTCTAGTAATATTAACCTATCGATGATTCTAGCTAATTAGGGCTTAATGAAAAATTCATTGGAATATTATATTTTAATGTTTGTGAGTGGGGTAAAAAGTGTGGTAAGCTATTTTGGGATGAAATGTAAAACATTTTAAATCCCTAAATTTAGGGTCTTAGATGGTGTCAAGAGGGAGACTTGAACTCCCGACCTCCGGCTTATGAGACCAGCGCTCTAACCAGCTGAGCTACCTTGACACACACTTTGAAGGTCGAAATTATATCTCGTCTAAACTTACAAATTGGTTAATTAAATAGTTTCAAGAGATCTTTGATCGGTTCTTTCAAATCTTTTGGCACATGCTTATCGATAACATCATTTATTTTCTTTTTAATATAGGTTGAGGATTTGACATCCACCTTAGGATGGTGGATATCGCCTTTAATATTTCCATTGAGATCTTTGTCTTTGATTTTGAGTTGAAATGATGCGTTGATATTTTTATCTGCGAGATTTACATGACCTGCTGGAATCTTCAGATACCCCCCATCACTCCCCATATAAAGTGCAAAATTAGTATCATCATGATCGATTGTCCCCGTGAGGTTACTATCGATAAAGCGCTCATGAGTTAGATCATATCCACTCAACATAAAAATCAAATCGCTCGTCTCCCCAGCTTTAAATTGCCCTGTAGGTGCCAGTGCGGAAAAGCGTCCCTGTTTTGAGATTAAATCATACGTGATATTAGCATCAACCTGCGAATCAAATATCTCAGGTAAAAACGCCGCATGGCTCATACGTAACGCCGATAAGTTTTGAATTCGCACATCTAGAAGATTGTTTGTAAGATCAAAAGAACTGTTTGAATCCAAGAATCCACTCATCCCCGTGAGCGTGATATTGTTATCAACGCCTAAAAATCTACCGGTTACGTCCAGTGTCCCTCGGAGTTTCATATTTGTCAAAAATTCCATATTTTCAAGCTTGCCAACAGAGAGATTATAGTCCCCCTCATATTGTTGCGTCTTGGGATCATACATGATATTTGGACTTTTTAAACTCGCCAGATTGGATAGAAAATCCACACTATTTGTGATATTTTGATCTCTATTTTCAGAGTGGACATGCAGAGAAAATGTACTGTTTTGAGGAAAATCTGTCTCTAGCAACGCACTCATATTTTGGGCTACAAAATGTCCATCATGAACACGCACATCCGATTGAAACACCCCTTTTGAGAGATCATCGATCGTAATATCACCGTCGATTAACGCATCAGTATATCTCTTGGCTTCGAACATATCCCAAACCTTGGCAGCCTGAAGTCCGACAAAATGCAATGTCGCTTGTTGATTAATCACCGATAGATCAATCAATCCACCAAATGTCTTACTTTGTGCTTTGATGACCCGATTGTCACCCTCCATCATGATATTTCCACTGAGGCGCATCTCTCCTTTGAGTTTTTGTCCCACAACCGGAGGCAACAAACCCAAACTCGGCAATACCAATGCATAATCAGCAGAAAAACGTTGATTTGCGAGGTGATATTCACTTTTGTTGAACTTTAACTGTGCGATATTTGACAAGATATTGCCAGAACTGTAGATAATGTCATTGCTGATTTTTGAATTGACTGAACCTTTGTAACTGATGGCATCTTTGAGTTTTATACCAAAATGCTTGGCGATGACATCATTGTTTAGGACTCCAAAATAGATTGTATTTTTGATGGTTCCAGCAAAATTTTCACCATCATCTGAAACTAAATCAGCCGATGCACTCAAAACACCATGCGTATAAATCGGTTGATTGAGAAACGCTAGGATATCTTCAATTCGTAAACTTTTCGCATCAATCTGTAATGTTCTTACTTTTTTATCTTTGATAGCCACCAAAAATTTCGTTTTAGACTTAAAAGCCGTCCCTTCTCCATTGATCGTGTATTCGTGTCGGTTTCCTTTTAGATTACCATCTAATAACATATGGCTTGTGATGGTCAGATACGGGGTGCGGAGATTATTGACATCAATCTTATAAATCAAATCGAAATTTTGTTTGAAAAGATTAATCTTGCCATTTACGACCAATGTCGCGTTGTGATCGATTACCATTTCAAAATCAAGAAAGTCAGGCTTTAGTGTCAATGACTCAATGTTTACATCATGATCAATATTTTTTGCAATGATTTTCCCAACATAGGGCTTCAAAATATTATTTCCAATGCTTGTAAAAAGCAAAATATAGACCAAAGAAAACAAAAACATGATAAAAACTATGATAGATACAAATATTCGCACACATTTTCCTTATAAATATTTTTTAAAATACTTTAGCCAAATGGACTAAAGTATTCTACTTTTTTCATAAAATTACTTGACATATTAGCATATTTTTAGTAAAATTCTGTCACTCAAATAAAAAGAGTGCTAAAATTTTGCTAAAAGGATAAACCATGACTTTTAAACCATTAGGAGAAAGAGTTCTTCTTCAAAGAATTGAAGAACCAAAAAAAACTGCAACAGGTATCATTATACCTGACAATGCAAAAGAAAAACCTTTAAGCGCGGAGGTGATTTCTATCAGTAAAGAAATCGAAGACGAAGGCATCATCAAAGTGGGAGACAAGGTTATCTTTGCCAAGTATGCAGGCACAGAATTAAACCTGGATGGCAAAGAATATTTAGTAATGAACAAAGATGATATCTTAGGTATTTTATAAATCAACAAGAAGGAATAAAAAAATGGCAAAAGAAATACATTACTCAGACAAAGCAAGAAATTCACTTTATGAAGGTGTTAAAAAATTAAATGATGCCGTAAAAGTAACGATGGGGCCAAGAGGACGAAATGTCCTGTTGCAAAAGAGTTTTGGTGCTCCTAGCATCACAAAAGACGGTGTTTCTGTTGCAAAAGAAATCGAGCTGGCAAATACTTTGGAAAATATGGGTGCGCAACTGGTTAAAGAAGTCGCTTCTAAGACGGCAGATCAAGCAGGAGATGGTACCACGACTGCAACTATTTTAGCTCATGCAATATTTAAAGAAGGTCTTAGAAATATCACAGCCGGAGCCAATCCGATCGAAGTCAAAAGAGGCATGGATAAAGCAAGTGAAGCGATTATGGGTGAACTCAAAAAAATCGCAAAAGAAGTAAAAAACAAAACTGAAATCGCACAAGTTGCGACTATCTCGGCAAACTCTGATGCCATCATCGGTGAGCTTATAGCAGAGGCTATGGACAAAGTCGGCAAAGACGGCGTCATCACAGTAGAAGAGGCAAAAGGCATCAATGACGAACTCGATGTCGTAGAAGGCATGCAATTTGACAGAGGCTACTTGTCGCCTTATTTTGCAACCAATACAGAAAAGATGGAAACCAAACTGGAAAATCCATATATTTTATTGTATGATAAAAAAGTTTCCAACCTCAAAGATTTACTTCCTGTTTTAGAACAGGTTCAAAAAAGCGGAAAACCTCTTTTGATCATCGCGGAAGATATTGAAGGCGAAGCGCTTGCAACTTTGGTTGTCAATAAGCTAAGAGGCGTGCTCAACATCGCAGCGGTCAAAGCTCCTGGTTTTGGCGACAGAAGAAAAGCAATGCTAGAAGATATCGCGATTTTAACAGGCGGTGAAGTGATCAGTGAAGAACTAGGTAGAAATCTAGAAAGCGCGACCATGGACGACCTTGGTGTGGCTTCATCTATCGTGATTGACAAAGACAATACCGTCATCGTAAATGGTGCCGGAGATAAGGCCAAGATAGAAGCGAGAGTTGCTCAAATCAAAGCACAAATCGTTGAAACCTCTAGCGATTATGATAAAGAAAAACTACAAGAGCGACTGGCTAAACTAAGTGGCGGCGTAGCGGTCATCAAAGTAGGTGCAGCAACAGAAACAGAGATGAAAGAGAAAAAAGACAGGGTTGATGACGCACTGAGCGCTACCAAAGCAGCTGTCGAAGAAGGTATTGTTGTAGGTGGCGGTGTCGCTCTTATTATGGCAAATTCAAAAGTGAATTTAAAACTTACAGGTGATGAAGCAATCGGCGCGGCTATCGTAAGCCGGGCGATCACAGCCCCCCTAAGACAGATTGCTGAAAATGCAGGATTTGACTCAGGCGTCGTGATCAACAAGATCAAAGAAAGTACAGTTAAAAATATCGGTTTTGATGCAGCAAGCGGTAACTATGTCAATATGTTTGAAGCGGGAATCGTAGATCCTGTTAAAGTTGAGAGAATCGCACTGAAAAATGCGGTTTCAGTTGCTAGCTTATTATTAACTACTGAAGCTACCGTTACAGATATAAAAGAAGAAAAAGCAGCTCCTGCGATGCCGGATATGAGTGGCATGGGCGGCATGGGCGGCATGGGCGGCATGATGTAACTACCCTTTAATCAAGCAATCCTTTCAAAAAACTGCTTGGAAGTCGTATATCAAGTATTATACGACTTCCAAAAAAACTCTTTTTTTTGATATAATATCATCAAAAAAGGAGTAGAAGATGCAAGTATCAAATTTTGTTGCCTATACTTCGTTTTTTAGCTCCCATCACATCAAAAAATTAGCCCGAAATATTTTAAGCTATATCAAACCTTGTCATTGCAATTATATCTTTAGATTAAAAATCAGACTTATTATGCTCTTGCATATATTTATACCTCGATGTCCTTATTACTGTACTTATTTTGCTTTTAGGCGAACTGGTGTACATCCTCCTTTTTCCTATCAAAACTTATAACCCATTTTCATAGTCGGCAATCGACACAATCAATATTATAAATAAGATAGGAATCACTATGTCAAAAAATTATGTAACCGGTTTCCCAAGAATCGGGGAACAAAGAGAATTAAAAAAAGTATTGGAGAGTTTTTGGGCAAAAAAAGTCCCATTTAATGAAGTCGAAACTATTGCAAAAAATCTCAGACAAAGACACTGGGAGTATCAAAGAAACGCGGGTATCGACTACATCAGTTCTAACGATTTCTCCCTTTATGACACTATGCTAGACACCAGCATCATGCTCAATGCCATCCCAAAAAGATTTCGGGATCTCACAGATGAAACGCTGTATTTTACGATGGCACGAGGTGATAAGACACGAATCGCCATGGAAATGACCAAATGGTTTAATACCAACTATCACTACATCGTTCCAGAATTATCACTTGAAGATCACTACAAAGCCAATGCTTCAAAAATCATAAACGAATATATGGAAGCCAAAAAGCTCGGTATCAAAACCAAGATAAATCTCATAGGTCCATTAACATTTTTAGGCCTATCAAAAAGGATTGATGGAAAAGATCCTTATGAATTTTTAGGCAGAGTATTGCCAATCTATGAAGAAGTACTTTCGCGTATCGGCACGCTTGATGATATCATCACGGTGCAGATTGATGAGCCGATCTTTGTAAAAGATTTGGAACCAAAAGTGAAAAGTCTCATCAAACCGACCTATGACAGGCTCTCAACTACGGCTTCCAATGTGAAGCTCATCGTCACAAGTTACTTTGAGCATGCAAACGAAGCCACAAAAATATTGGTCAATACTCCGATATGGGGACTTGGCCTTGATTTCGTATATGGAGAGGAAAATCTCGAAGTGCTTGATTTTATTGCAAAAAGCGGCAAACATCTGATAGCGGGCGTGGTTGATGGGCGAAATATCTGGAAAAATGATTTTCAAAAAACCCTGAATTTGCTAGATAAAATCTCGCAAACACTCGGCAAAGAAAATCTTATTATCAGCACCTCATGTTCACTTTTACATGTACCTTTTAGTATAACTCTTGAGAAACATATGAAGGAAGAAATAAAAAATTGGCTTAGTTTTGCCGTTGAAAAACTGGATGAAATCACTATAATCTCAAGGCTGTTTTTCGAGGAACATCATAAACATGACAAAAATCTACATGACGCTTTAAGAGAAAATACGCAAGCCAACCTCAACAGACGAAGCTCCAAACGCATACATGATGATCTCGTCTTACAAAAAATCAAGAATCTTCAAAAATTTCAACGGGACGGACAATTTGAAGAGCGAATCAAAATCCAGAGAAAAACCTTGGGGTATAGCGATTTAACAACTACAACCATCGGCTCATTTCCTCAAACCGGCGAGATAAGGACAGCAAGAAGCCAGTACAAAAAGAATCTCATATCAAAAAAGGATTATGAATCGTGCATGAAACATTACATCGATGAGTGTATCGCATTTCAAGAAGAGATAGATTTGGATGTTTTGGTACACGGAGAGCCGGAACGAAATGACATGGTTGAGTATTTTGGAGAACAACTCAAGGGGTATGGCTTCACTCAAAACGGATGGGTACAAAGCTATGGAAGTCGATGCGTCAAACCCCCTTTTATTTACGGAGATATCAGCAGGCCTAAACCGATGACGGTTGAGTGGATAACTTATGCACAAAGCAAAACGAACAAAATCATAAAAGGGATGCTCACAGGCCCTGTTACGATACTCAACTGGTCTTTTGTACGAGATGATAAGCCCCGACATATAGTAGCCCAGGAGATTGCTGTTGCCATCAGTGAGGAAGTTGATGACTTACAAAATGCCGGTATCAAAATCATCCAGATTGATGAAGCTGCTTTTAAAGAAGGGTATCCTCTTCGAACTGACAAAATAAAAGAGTATGAAAAGTGGGCTGTGGCAAACTTCAAACTTTGTGCTTCTACAGCCCGCAAAGAAACTCAAATCCACACACACATGTGTTATAGCGAGTTTAATGATATCATCAAAACGATTGAAGCTATGGATGCCGATGTCATCACAATAGAAACTGCACGAAGCGGCAATGAGCTTTTGAAAATCTTTAAAAAAGTCGGATACAAACAAGAGATAGGACCCGGAGTTTATGATATTCACTCTCCACGCGTTCCAAGTGTGGAGGAAATCGTCAAACAAATCAACCGATTACTTGAAGTGCTGCCAAAAGAACAGCTATGGATCAATCCTGATTGCGGACTGAAGACCAGAGGCTGGAGCGAAGTAAAACAGAGTTTGGAAAATATGGTCAAAGCGGTAAAACTTGTGAAAAGCTCGCTTTAGCGGTTATCGGCTCTTTTTTCTATTGATAAAATAGACTCCTAAAAAGATCAACCCTGCGGAGATATAATCGACCCAGTTTATATCTTCGCCTACGATAACAACACCGATAAAAAGCGCCACAACCGGCGGTAAATATGTAACCGAAGCGGCTTTGATGGAACCGAACTTCTCAATCAGATAATAATAGATAATATAGGCCAAGCCTGTACCTAAAAGCCCCAAACCCAGCACTAAACCCACCGCAGTATTGGCATCACTCCACACACGATTGATACCATCAAAATCTGTAATAAAGAGCAATATAAGCAATGCAAACCCCAACTGATATGTTGTCAGTGCGACTACTGGAATCCTGAGCGGCATGATATATTTTTTAGCATAAACAAACGATGCCCCAACACTAAGTGAGCCAGATAGCATATAAACGATACCTTTTATACTAAGAGATTCCACATGCCAGGTGAAAATACCGCTGATGGTGACAACCCCTAAAAACCCAAGCAGCAATCCTAAGAAACCAAATTTATCCGTTTTTTCATCTTTTAAAAATATGATGGAAAGCAAAAACGAGAAAAGCGGTATCGCACCGCTCAGTACACCGGCTACACCCGATGGCAGCAAAAAGGAGCCTTTGACAAAACCAAAATAATATATAACCGCTGCAAGCAATGCCATGATAATAAAATGCCTAAAATGCTTCAAGTGCGATAAAGAGAGAACTTTTGAATAATACGCATACAAAAGTACCGGAATAAACCCAAAAAGTATCCTAAAAAACACCACTTGCATCGGACTAATCAAATGAGCTGCCAATTTCATGTAGATAAAATTGCTGCCCCAGATAATCCCAAGCGCAAAAAATGCAATGACAGGGAGAAATCTCATTTATTTATCACATAATGATCCACAACCCACTCAGAAAATGGCATCGAAGAGGTAAAAGCCGGAGAGACTGCATTGAGTACGTGAATACTCACATCATCGCCTTCAACCACGAAATCCTGAACCAGTTCCAGCGTCGTCGTATCTAAAAGTTGTGCTCTGATACCCGGGGTACTCCATGTCGTAAATCCACTCATATCAAGTGGTTTCGTCAGTCCTTTTGCAAGATTTAGAAGATAGGATTTGGAGTATTTTTTCACTTCACTTACAGCAAGCGCTCTAAACCCAAAAGCATTCGTAAAAAATAATTTGGCTTCATAAAACAGGATTTGAGCCATCTCAAAAATATTAAAATTCGCAAAGCCCTTATAATTTTCCCGCCAAAAAGCAGGAATCGCTGTGGGGCCGATTTTACTAGCATTTTCAACCGCATACGTATAATGCACTCCCAAAAAAGGATTGGCGAGATTGGGAACCGGATAGACATTGGTCGTAAGTCCACAGATATTTTTTTTATCTTTGAGATAAATTCCTTTAAATGGAATGATGACATATTTGTGAGCAAAACCAAAATCTTTGGCGATTTTATCGGCATACAATCCCGCACAATTGATGAGTTTTCTAAATCTAAGTATTCGTTTGCTCGTCTGAATCTCATGCGTATCCGTTCGCTTCACATAGGCCGTATCTGTCATGATCTCCACACCCATCTCTTGAATATATTTTTTGAATTCAAGCGTGACTTCTTTGGGGTCAATCGTCGCAGTAGTAGGTGAAAATAGCGCCTTTGTTGTGGTCTTGAGATGGGGATATCGCGCGTCTAACTCTTCATCGCTCAACCAATCTAAA
This genomic window from Sulfurospirillum sp. 1612 contains:
- a CDS encoding abortive infection family protein, whose product is MEKLKVLIEQYGRWKPLEEYLLRIETFVDSDFGSALENAKSLLESISKEICSEKGIELNSTESIGGSLKQAYKAIGFKGGDLEVQLSTSIANIGQQMGNLRNEIGATSHGRTMQELQIRNDGIDELTKEFLINTTILTASFLIKSFENENPRVKQNIEKIHYEQEEEFNEFWDEMYGDFSMTEDYTYPASEVLYNIDYSAYKTEHTNFMTSERDIEDE
- a CDS encoding restriction endonuclease subunit S, with protein sequence MGEWIQYRIGDIGNFSYGKMPKKDKLNSGNYPTFSGYKYQYTYPEFNCNKGDLIVVARGVGGTGDVKVIKEDCFLTNLSLKMDFDKNIVDNKFIYYYYAIETLRYLDSGSAQSQITINDLSDAFITLPPLEEQKAIAEVLSSLDDKIDLLHRQNKTLEELAQTLFRQWFKESDFNSTIGNIVNLQSGYAFKSKDFQDFGNNLVIKIKNISNSIVNISESDFIDDNVAIRTDEKFKINSGDILFAMTGAEIGKMGIVPNTDKNLWLNQRVGMLREKFNGACFLAYLHLTSEFGYDYIINTASGSAQPNISATDIENCPFAELDKDEIEKYSKIISPMFEKIIFSLGQIKTLENMRDTLLPKLMSGEVKVNY
- a CDS encoding type I restriction-modification system subunit M gives rise to the protein MAKLAHNDLKKVEKLSQKEKQEESLEKQLWKAADKLRKNIDAAEYKHVVLGLVFLKYISDSFEELHNKLKSGEGEYVGADPEDKDEYKAENVFFVPPAARWNYLLSNAKLPNIGKIVDEAMDVVEKDNPSLKGVLPKVYARDNLDSKALGGLIDLIGNIALGDAKARSADVLGHVFEYFLGEFALAEGKQGGQFYTPKSVVELLVKMLEPCKGRVFDPCCGSGGMFVQSEKFVKEHQGKINDISIYGQESNQTTWRLAKMNLAIRGIDSSQVKWNNEGSFLNDAHKDLKADFIIANPPFNVSDWSGDLLRNDGRWKYGTPPEGNANYAWIQHFLYHLSPTGTAGFVLAKGSLTSNTSNEGEIRKALIEANLVDAIVNLPAKLFLNTQIPASIWFMKRGKTTKDILFIDARNMGHLINRRTKELSHEDTNHIAKVYHDWKSGNSEYEDIKGFCKSASLDEVKELNYVLTPGRYVGLEEVDDEFDFKERFTSLQAELKEQIKEEQILNQRINDNLAKVVIDE
- the groES gene encoding co-chaperone GroES; this translates as MTFKPLGERVLLQRIEEPKKTATGIIIPDNAKEKPLSAEVISISKEIEDEGIIKVGDKVIFAKYAGTELNLDGKEYLVMNKDDILGIL
- the groL gene encoding chaperonin GroEL (60 kDa chaperone family; promotes refolding of misfolded polypeptides especially under stressful conditions; forms two stacked rings of heptamers to form a barrel-shaped 14mer; ends can be capped by GroES; misfolded proteins enter the barrel where they are refolded when GroES binds); protein product: MAKEIHYSDKARNSLYEGVKKLNDAVKVTMGPRGRNVLLQKSFGAPSITKDGVSVAKEIELANTLENMGAQLVKEVASKTADQAGDGTTTATILAHAIFKEGLRNITAGANPIEVKRGMDKASEAIMGELKKIAKEVKNKTEIAQVATISANSDAIIGELIAEAMDKVGKDGVITVEEAKGINDELDVVEGMQFDRGYLSPYFATNTEKMETKLENPYILLYDKKVSNLKDLLPVLEQVQKSGKPLLIIAEDIEGEALATLVVNKLRGVLNIAAVKAPGFGDRRKAMLEDIAILTGGEVISEELGRNLESATMDDLGVASSIVIDKDNTVIVNGAGDKAKIEARVAQIKAQIVETSSDYDKEKLQERLAKLSGGVAVIKVGAATETEMKEKKDRVDDALSATKAAVEEGIVVGGGVALIMANSKVNLKLTGDEAIGAAIVSRAITAPLRQIAENAGFDSGVVINKIKESTVKNIGFDAASGNYVNMFEAGIVDPVKVERIALKNAVSVASLLLTTEATVTDIKEEKAAPAMPDMSGMGGMGGMGGMM
- the metE gene encoding 5-methyltetrahydropteroyltriglutamate--homocysteine S-methyltransferase; this encodes MSKNYVTGFPRIGEQRELKKVLESFWAKKVPFNEVETIAKNLRQRHWEYQRNAGIDYISSNDFSLYDTMLDTSIMLNAIPKRFRDLTDETLYFTMARGDKTRIAMEMTKWFNTNYHYIVPELSLEDHYKANASKIINEYMEAKKLGIKTKINLIGPLTFLGLSKRIDGKDPYEFLGRVLPIYEEVLSRIGTLDDIITVQIDEPIFVKDLEPKVKSLIKPTYDRLSTTASNVKLIVTSYFEHANEATKILVNTPIWGLGLDFVYGEENLEVLDFIAKSGKHLIAGVVDGRNIWKNDFQKTLNLLDKISQTLGKENLIISTSCSLLHVPFSITLEKHMKEEIKNWLSFAVEKLDEITIISRLFFEEHHKHDKNLHDALRENTQANLNRRSSKRIHDDLVLQKIKNLQKFQRDGQFEERIKIQRKTLGYSDLTTTTIGSFPQTGEIRTARSQYKKNLISKKDYESCMKHYIDECIAFQEEIDLDVLVHGEPERNDMVEYFGEQLKGYGFTQNGWVQSYGSRCVKPPFIYGDISRPKPMTVEWITYAQSKTNKIIKGMLTGPVTILNWSFVRDDKPRHIVAQEIAVAISEEVDDLQNAGIKIIQIDEAAFKEGYPLRTDKIKEYEKWAVANFKLCASTARKETQIHTHMCYSEFNDIIKTIEAMDADVITIETARSGNELLKIFKKVGYKQEIGPGVYDIHSPRVPSVEEIVKQINRLLEVLPKEQLWINPDCGLKTRGWSEVKQSLENMVKAVKLVKSSL
- a CDS encoding DMT family transporter, whose product is MRFLPVIAFFALGIIWGSNFIYMKLAAHLISPMQVVFFRILFGFIPVLLYAYYSKVLSLSHLKHFRHFIIMALLAAVIYYFGFVKGSFLLPSGVAGVLSGAIPLFSFLLSIIFLKDEKTDKFGFLGLLLGFLGVVTISGIFTWHVESLSIKGIVYMLSGSLSVGASFVYAKKYIMPLRIPVVALTTYQLGFALLILLFITDFDGINRVWSDANTAVGLVLGLGLLGTGLAYIIYYYLIEKFGSIKAASVTYLPPVVALFIGVVIVGEDINWVDYISAGLIFLGVYFINRKKSR